GGGGGCGGCGATGTCGGGCTTCACGAGGGTCTGGCCGTCCCAGACGACCGGGCCGACGCTGCTGAAGTAGGCGATCGTGTCATCCTTCTTGGTGGCGGCGACGGCCCACGAGTGCGGGAACCCGCCAGGCGTGCCGACCTTGCCGGAGGGGCCGTTGTTGCCGGCGGCGAACACCGGAACCATGCCGGCCGTCACCCAGGCGTTCACCGCATCCCAGAAGACGCGGTCGGTCGAGTCGTCGGAACCCCAGGAGTTGCTGACCAGCAGGGGCGCGTCGTTGGTTTCGGGGTTGCCGTCGGGATCCATGACCCACTGCATGGCTTGCAGCAGCCAGGCGTCTTCGGCGCCGCCCTGTTTGTCGAACACCTTGGCGACGATGAGGCGGGCGCCCGGAGCGACGCCGAGGCCGTTGCCGCCCGCGATGGTGCCGGCGGTGTGCGAACCGTGACCCTGGTCGTCATAGGCTTCGGGCTTGGCGGCAGGGGTGAAATCCTTGAACGCGATGACCTTGCCCTTCAGAGCAGGGTGCGCGGCGGCGGCGCCGGTGTCGAGGTGGCCGACGACGATGCCGGAACCGTCGATGTTGTAGTCCTTCCAGACTTCGGGAGCGCGGACTTTCACGATATTCCAGACGGGGGCCGCATCCTCGCGAATGACGCGCGTCGCGGGCCGAGGATCGATCCATTTCTTGTACTCGACCGGCTTCACGAAAGCGACGTTGCCGAGGCTCTTGATGGTTTCGAGCTCGGATTTCGAGGCTTTGACGACGGCGCCGTTCACGTTCCAGAGAGGCGTGATCGAGTCGCCCTTCTTGGCGATCTTCTGCTGGAGCAGATCGATGTTCGATTTGTTGGCTTTCTGAAGCCCGCGCACGACCTGCGCGTGACTGCCGCTCTGAACGGCCTTCGTCGACTTGAACAGCACCAGATACTTGCCCGGAACGACGTCCGCGAACGCCGTTCCGCCGGCGACGAACGTCGCAAGGGCGATGGCCAGAGAGCTGAGAACCTTCTTCATCTTGTACACTCCTTACTCAATTCTCATAAGAACTTCCTCAATGGTAGCACCACCGGGGAGAAGTCAACAAGGGGAAAAATCTCCAGTATCAAAATCAAAAAGCGGGCGGATCACGATCCGCCCCTACGACAGTTGGTTTTGCAAATGGGATGTCTGGGCGCATCGCGATGCGCCCGGATCGCACCGGCGTATCTTATATCCGCCATTTGGAATGATGTCGAACGGGTTCAAATGCGGTATACTATGGCCGTGAAATTCGTCGGATTGGTTGTCTTCGCGGTTCTGCACGGGTATTTCGCCGCCTGGCTGGCGGTCTGGATGCTGTTTTATCCCCGCGAACCCCGCTATCTGGGAAAGTGGCGCCTGCCGTTCACTCCCGGCCTTCTGCCGTCCTCGCGCAAGACGCTCGAGATCGCGATCGCCGAAGCCGTTTCCACCCAGCTTCTCCGGCCGGAGATTCTCGAGGAATCGGCGATCAGGCAGGGATTGCCGCGCCTTATCCGGTCGGCGCTTCCCGAGCATCTCGACGACCTTTCCAACGACACGGAGTTCCAGGAAATGCTGTCGCAGGGCGTCGCGCAGGCGGTGAAGGAGTATCTGCGGTCGAAGAGCGGGTTGAAATCAGAGCTCAGGAACAATGCCATGGTTCCGTTCGGAAAAGTGGCGGGAGTCACCCTCGACGGCATTCTTTCGGCGCTCTGGACGCATCTCGAGGCGACGGTCGACCGGTTGTGCCGCTCGAACCGGTTCCGCGATGCCATGAAAGAGTCTGTCCGCAAGCTTTCCACCGAACTGAAGACCGACGGAACGCCGGTGGCCGTGAAAGTCGAGACGATGGCCGGCCGGATGCTGGGCGCAGCCATGAATTCCCTCGACGTCCGGGCGATCGTCATCGAACGGCTGGGCTCTCTTTCGAACGAGGAGATCGAGAAACTTGTACACCTCACGGCCGGCAGGCATCTTCAGTCGATCAAGAACGTCGCGGCCGTGATCGGCGTGCTCTTCGGACTGCTCTCTGCGCTTCTATTCGGATGATTTTCGCGCAAAAAATTTTTGCGCAAGGGCACAGGCCGATCGGCATCTTCTACAATCCCCAAACCCGCATGGGATGCACATAAAAAAAGTTCCCCCCCCCCCTTGCGCGAACCCCGTCGGTCGTGGTGTAATCTTATCCGGTTCGGTCGTCCGGTTCAAAAGACACCGGGCCGCAAATTCCCTCGAAACAAGCACCAGGCGGCTTTTTGCTTCAGATGCAAAGATCACCGTCAAGGCTCTTTCTGTCTCTGAAACAGGATCACCCAGTGCACAGTTCGGTGGAAAAATCATCAGAAACCTGACAACGCGTCGGTTGTGACCGGCGACAGACATTACCGTTACAGGATCGGGAGCGAGGCAGCATGAAGCAGGGGCGGGAACTGCAGTATATCGTTGGTCGTGATGGCGTCAAGAAGGCGTTCGATCCGGAGCGCATCCGTTCGGCGATCGAGCGCGCCGGCAAGGCGACGGGCGAGTTCGGGTCTGTCGATTCGGCCCGCATGGCGAGCCAGGTCGTCAACGTTCTGGCTCATAGGCACCAGACAGGCATTCCGACGGTCGAAGAAGTCCAGGACGTCGTCGAGCACATTCTCATCGCGAATAACTACCTCCAGACGAATCGCTCGTATATCGTCTACCGCGAGCAGCACAAGCATATGCGCGAGGGCAAGCGCAGCTTCGTCGACGTCGTCAGCTCCATCAACGAGTATCTCGGCCAGCAGGACTGGCGGGTCAAGGCGAACGCCAACCAGGGCTACTCGCTCGGCGGCCTGATTCTCAACGTTTCCGGCAAGGTCGTCGCCAACTACTGGCTCTCGAACGTGTACACCCCCGAGATCGGCGAAGCCCACCGCAACGGCGATTTCCATATTCATGATCTCGACATGCTGTCCGGCTACTGCGCCGGCTGGTCGCTGCGCATGCTGCTCCAGGAAGGCTACAACGGCGTTCCCGGCAAGATCGAGGCCGGCCCGCCGAAGCATTTCCGCAGCGCCCTCGGCCAGATGGTCAACTTCCTCGGCACGCTCCAGAACGAATGGGCCGGTGCACAGGCGTTCAGTTCGTTCGACACCTATCTGGCGCCGTTTGTCAGGGTTGACAAGCTCACCTACAACGAAGTTTTCCAGGGTATCCAGGAGTTCATCTACAATCTGAACGTGCCCTCGCGCTGGGGCACGCAGACCCCCTTCACGAATCTGACCCTCGACTGGAACTGCCCGGAAGATCTTCGAACGCAGACTCCGCTTATCGGCGGCCAGCCGGCCGATTTCACATACGGTGATCTCCAGGCCGAAATGGACTTGATCAACAAGGCCTTCATCGAAGTGATGTGTGCCGGCGACCGGGCCGGGCGGGCGTTCACCTTCCCGATCCCGACCTACAACATCACGAAGGACTTCAACTGGGACCACCCGAACTGCGATGCGCTGTTCGAGATGACCGCCAAATACGGCCTGCCGTATTTCCAGAATTTCCTCAACTCCGACCTGCAGCCGAACATGGTGCGCTCGATGTGCTGCCGCCTCCAGCTCGACCTCCGCGAGCTTCTCAAGCGCGGAAACGGCCTCTTCGGCTCGGCCGAGCAGACCGGCTCGATCGGCGTCGTCACGCTCAATCTCGCGCGCCTCGGTTTCAAACACAAGGGCAACTACGACGCTCTCATCAACAACCTCGACGAGCTCGTGAACCTGGCCGTCAAGAGCCTCGAAATCAAGCGGAAGATCATCACTCGCCTCATCGATGGCGGCCTGTTCCCCTACACCCGGCGGTATCTCGGAACCCTCCGAAACCACTTCTCCACCGTCGGCGTCAACGGCATGAACGAGTGCATCCG
This DNA window, taken from Candidatus Ozemobacteraceae bacterium, encodes the following:
- a CDS encoding S8 family serine peptidase; protein product: MKKVLSSLAIALATFVAGGTAFADVVPGKYLVLFKSTKAVQSGSHAQVVRGLQKANKSNIDLLQQKIAKKGDSITPLWNVNGAVVKASKSELETIKSLGNVAFVKPVEYKKWIDPRPATRVIREDAAPVWNIVKVRAPEVWKDYNIDGSGIVVGHLDTGAAAAHPALKGKVIAFKDFTPAAKPEAYDDQGHGSHTAGTIAGGNGLGVAPGARLIVAKVFDKQGGAEDAWLLQAMQWVMDPDGNPETNDAPLLVSNSWGSDDSTDRVFWDAVNAWVTAGMVPVFAAGNNGPSGKVGTPGGFPHSWAVAATKKDDTIAYFSSVGPVVWDGQTLVKPDIAAPGYGVISCNTSNGTVSNMGTSMACPHVAGLVALMLQANPKLTIEQVRSLAESTSIDLGTAGKDNKFGSGRFDAVECIKKVLETSSLEAAFAAYDRALSAEVALVGVQQVSPLAAPLARSLVLRCQGLDDGEFRALSIAVENSGSQAGMKLLREASALRQAETLQK
- a CDS encoding DUF445 family protein; the encoded protein is MAVKFVGLVVFAVLHGYFAAWLAVWMLFYPREPRYLGKWRLPFTPGLLPSSRKTLEIAIAEAVSTQLLRPEILEESAIRQGLPRLIRSALPEHLDDLSNDTEFQEMLSQGVAQAVKEYLRSKSGLKSELRNNAMVPFGKVAGVTLDGILSALWTHLEATVDRLCRSNRFRDAMKESVRKLSTELKTDGTPVAVKVETMAGRMLGAAMNSLDVRAIVIERLGSLSNEEIEKLVHLTAGRHLQSIKNVAAVIGVLFGLLSALLFG
- a CDS encoding ribonucleoside triphosphate reductase, coding for MKQGRELQYIVGRDGVKKAFDPERIRSAIERAGKATGEFGSVDSARMASQVVNVLAHRHQTGIPTVEEVQDVVEHILIANNYLQTNRSYIVYREQHKHMREGKRSFVDVVSSINEYLGQQDWRVKANANQGYSLGGLILNVSGKVVANYWLSNVYTPEIGEAHRNGDFHIHDLDMLSGYCAGWSLRMLLQEGYNGVPGKIEAGPPKHFRSALGQMVNFLGTLQNEWAGAQAFSSFDTYLAPFVRVDKLTYNEVFQGIQEFIYNLNVPSRWGTQTPFTNLTLDWNCPEDLRTQTPLIGGQPADFTYGDLQAEMDLINKAFIEVMCAGDRAGRAFTFPIPTYNITKDFNWDHPNCDALFEMTAKYGLPYFQNFLNSDLQPNMVRSMCCRLQLDLRELLKRGNGLFGSAEQTGSIGVVTLNLARLGFKHKGNYDALINNLDELVNLAVKSLEIKRKIITRLIDGGLFPYTRRYLGTLRNHFSTVGVNGMNECIRNFTDNTMDITSKEGVELATRIMNHMRERIVQAQQDTGHLYNLEATPAEGATYRFAREDQKRFPGILQAGSPNAPYYTNSTQLPVGYQGDLFEIMGHQEQLQRLYTGGTVLHLYVGERIPDAGSCKRLIKKSMSQFRLPYITVTPTFSVCPTHGYIAGEHQYCPTCDNAEITRRRAAMMEANPDAPVPERIELPVEARTTCEVWTRVMGYYRPVSQFNAGKKSEYTERNAFDAQELVRTVV